TAGCTATTTATAAATTAATTAAGAAACAATGGACAAAGGGATTGGCATTATGTGCTACAGCTCTCGAGCTCCTTGTGATCATTGTATTCGCTATCATCCTACGGAATCCAAATGTATTCAACCAAGAATTCATAACGTATATGTCTGATCTATTTAACATTACGACGAATCAATTTAAAACCGGGCTAGTCGGCGGTGGAATTTCCTTGTTCATTTTAGTTGCAGCTCTTAATATATACGAAGGCTTCCGTAAGGCTAGAATTTAATATTTTATCTATTAATGCAATATCACTGCTCGGTGATTGTAGACATTAGACTCCTTTTTTAACAGTATCATCCTCCACTAATAGTTTTGGACTCAAATGACGTTAATGGGGTCTATCAGGTCCGATATCGAAAGACAATAGAGTGCCCCAGCAGCCATTCATGACTTTTGGGACACTCTATCTGTATTAATTAAAAAGTTCTAGCTCAATAACCGTATCCATTTCGTCGGGCAGTTTGGCCCCTTTTAATGTAATAAACGCTCCACCGTTAACATCTGAATATTCTTCAGCCATCCAAGGTGCTTCTACCTTCAATTCGGTGCCATCTCGTAGTAATCTAGCCTTCTTAATCTTCCCCTTCAAGCCTTGGAAATAGATCGGACCAATTCCACGATCGTAGACATGTGCATACAACTTATTCCCTTTTTGCGTATAACGGCCCCACTCCGGCTTAGCAAGCAAAGAACTACCGCAGCCATAAATACTATCACCGTTCAGACGCATCCACTCGCCCACTTCATCAAGGATGACAAGCGATTCCCTTGTCATTTCACCTTTGGCATCTGGACCAATGTTAAGAAGCAGGTTACCGTTCTTACTGATACATTCAACCATCGAGCGAATGACCTGCTGGGTTGATTTATAATTTTTATCTTCGGAATGATAACCCCAGTTATCGTTTAGCGTAATACATGCTTCCCAAGGGATCGATTGACCATTCACGTCAACGATGCCGCCAGGAGGAATGATTTGCTCTGGAGAGAAGAAATCTCCAGCATATTCTTCTGGCTCGGCCGCGCGGATATTCCCACCCAAACGATTGTCGATAATAATATCCGGCTGGATAGAGCGAATCATACGGATTAGCTCCGTTGCTTTCCATTTCTCTCCGGTCATATTATCGTAGGAGAAGTCAAACCACATGATGTCGATTTTGCCGTAATTCGTCAACAGTTCCTTCACTTGTCCATGCATATACTCCAAATATCTATCAAAATCAATCGGCTTGTCTTTGGCCGCTTCATTGTCCCGATCCGGATGCGCTTTATCACCATATCCAGGGTAATCATCATGATGCCAATCAATAATAGAGTAGTACAAACCTACAGCAATACCCTCTGCCCGGAAAGCGTCTACATATTCTCGTACAAGATCACGTCCAGCGGGCGTGTTAGTCGCCTTGAAATCAGTTAGCTTACTATCAAACAAGCAGAATCCGTCGTGGTGCTTGGTCGTAAGAACCGCATACTTCTGCCCCGCTGCTTTTGCTGCGCTGGCCCACTTCTTCGGGTCATATCGAGATGCGTCAAATTCATCGAAATACGTCATGTAGTGCTCTCTACTCATTCGCTCGTTCCCACGTATCCACTCACCTCGTGCAGGAATTGAATATAATCCCCAATGAATGAACATGCCGAATCTATCCTGCAAGAACCATCTCGTTCTTTCTTCTCTTGTACCCATCTCTCTTCAGCCCCTCCGTTTTCGATAGCTTTGATAAACAGTTACCATCATCTAGACGGTATGAAATAATGCCGCAGCGCCTATAAGACCTACATCATCCCTCAGACCTGCTGACTCAATAGTATAAGTTCCTTTATACGGCTTCATGACAAGTTCCTCTGTTTTCTCTCTCAGCGCCGGAAACAGTAGTTCACCAGCTTTGCTTACGCCTCCACCAATTACAATGCGATCTGGATTAAACGTATGTACCGCGTTAGCTAATCCAATCGCCATATAATGAATTGTTCGCTCAATCACCTCGACAGCTACCGGATCTTTTAGTGCCATCGCTTCGAAGACGTGTCGAGAATTAATCTTTTCACCACTTCTATTAGCCAGCTCTGTAATCATCGACGTTCCGCTCTCCATCCTCCGCAGTGCCATGTCCCGAATCGCTGTACCCGAAGCAAATACTTCCCAGCATCCATATCTTCCACAGCTACATTCCGTTCCGCTCGGGTCAATAATATTATGACCGAGTTCTCCTGCAAATGAGTTCGTGCCGAGCAATAGCTCACCATCCATGACAATGCCAGCTCCAATTCCTGTGCTGAAGGTAACATATACCATGTTGTTTGAACCTTTGCCAGCTCCTCTTACATACTCGCCCCAAGCTGCAGCATTCGCATCGTTTACCACTTTCACTTCAACACCAAGTTCTGACTCCATCCAACGCTTCAGTGGAACATTGTCCCATTCAGGAAGATTGGTACCGTGAATAACAATTCCATCCTGGCTGTTCACTGCTCCGGGAGAAGCAAGTCCAACCCCAATTAGCGGTCGTCCTTCAGAAACGGAACGTATCATTCCGATCATTCGCTGTACTACCTCTTCCGCAGTGCGTGCTCCGGCCGTCTCCATCAACTCTCGATTCAACAAAACACCTTTTGAATCGAATAATGCTGCGGCAATTTTTGTCCCACCTAAATCAATTCCAACTACGTAACTATCTACCTTATGCATAACCATTCACCTTTTCACCATCAAATATTAGCCGTTAGAATGAATATTCTCAGCTAACGCCCGCAGGGCTACTGGATCGATTGGAGACAAAGCGTCTTTGCCATAACGAACAGCCGATCCAAAATGTACTTCCGTGACTCCTGTCTGTTGAATAAAGGATGTAATACCTTCTGGCTTCAGACCGCTTCCAGCCAATATATTAATCGAACTACCTCTAGATTCCTCTACTAGCCTACGCATAGCGGGAATGGCATCAGGTGCTGGACCAGGTCCAGCAGAGGTAAGAATACGTGTGATTTGCGGATAATTACAAAGCGTTCGATAACCTGCAATTTGATCCTCCAGCTCATCAAAAGCACGATGGAAGGTTACTTGTAAGCCATCTGTCAACGGTAATAATGTTTCAAGCGCTCGCTCATCGATCGTTCCTTCCTCTGTTAGTGCGCCGAGAACAACCCCCGACGCACCGCTGGCTGCAATCTGTCTGATTTCTGAGGCCATAGTCAAAATATCATACTTGGAATAGTTAAATGATCTACTGTGTGGACGGATCATAACAAAGACAGGAATACGAACCGATTTGGCTACTTGCTCCACCAATCCTATTCCCGGTGTTAATCCACCTTCTGTAATGGCAGTAATGAGCTCAAGGCGATCTGCCCCATTCGCCTCAGCCGTCAGAGCATCATCCATACAAGTAGCGATGACTTCCAATCTCATAACTTCCCCCCACTCTTCCAGTTGTTATTGATGTATTTGCTTCATGACATAATCGGCGAGCAGGCGTGCACCATATCCCGTCGCTCCAGCTTCTGAATACCCCACATCCTGCTTGTACTGTACCGTCCCTGCCATATCAATATGAACCCAGCTCATCGACTCTGCTACAAAGCGCCGAATAAATAGGGCTGCTGTTATCGCACCTGCAAATGGGGACGTACTAACATTGCGCAGATCAGCGTAATTACTCCGCAAATCTGCTTCATATTCATCCATTAGCGGCATGGGCCACAAGCGTTCCCCATTTCGCTCACCAATCTCTACCAGGCTCTGCGTTATATCAGCATCGCCCCATATACCTGCGATACCTAATCCCAGCGCCGCACCGACATTTCCAGTTAGGGTAGCGATATCGATCGCTTGGTTCGCTCCGATATTCGCGGCATGAATAAGCGCATCCGCTATGATAAGTCGACCCTCACCATCTGTATTTGCAACCTGAACGGTTAACCCGTTAGGGTAGCGGATAACAGATGAAGGCAACATCGCCTCAGCATCCGGCACATTATCAACAACCGGAATAAGTGCAGTCACATTTACATTGGCACGCTTCCGTATCAAAATATCCATAGCCCCAATTACAGCAGCCGCACCGCCCATATCCATGCGTGCATCGCTAATATCACTGGCTGTCTTCACGTTCATGCCACCTAAGTCAAAGGTTACACCTTTACCTACCAGTGCTAACATCGGTAATTCAGGGTTGCTCTCGTAACGAATTTCAACCAGAGCTGGAGAATGCTTGCTCCCTGCTCCAACAGAGATCAGTCCATTCATCTGAAGATCCACAAGCTCCTGCCCTCGATAGATATGAACTTTTAATGCAGCATCATCACGGTCAAAAAATTCAGCCATCCATTCCGCGAAACGATCAGGGTTTAGTGTCCCGGGCACTTCATTCACAAGATCACGAGCAACGATTGCTCCTTCAGCACGTATCTGTGCAGAAACCCGTACAGCTTCTATTTCAACAGAAGACAGTTCAGGCCAATCTAAGGATTGAAGCTGTAAATCAACAGAGCCTTCAACCTTGGTCGTTCCGCGATAAGTTTGGAAACGGTACAACCCGAGAATCCAGCCTTCCATCCAAGCTTGTAATTCATCAGCAGCAGAAATATCACTGTTCCTATTTACAGCCTCAGAGGCTAATCTCACTAGTGAAGCACTACTGCGTCTTTCTTTCAAGATAGAACGAGCAGCAGCTCCTCCTGCTCGGCGAATCTTCTCAAGCGTAATATCCTTGCGCTTTCCCATGCCTACCGCTAATACGTCAGACTCTTCCTCAGTGCGGGCATGTAACCAAGTCACACTGCTGCACTGTTTGTGAGCCGCTCCCAGTTTAAAAGGAAATGACTCCTCGTCATAAGCTAAATAGACAATAGTATCCGCCACGTTAGCGGAATCGAATAAGATATTCATCGCTGTCCCTTCTTTTCCGTAAAGTTATCTCACAATTTCCGTTATCGCTCTAATTTCAGCATTTCTTCATCAAATAAATGGCACGCAACCTCATGACCTGGTTCAACTTCTCGGAATATTGGTACATGCTGCTTACAGATTTCCATACAGGAAGGACATCTTGTATGAAAACGGCATCCCGACGGTGGATCAACCGGACTTGGGAGATCTCCCTTCAGAATAATGCGTTCCTTCTTTAAGGTAGGATCGGGTACAGGTACAGAAGATAGCAACGCTTGCGTGTAAGGATGCATTGGACGATCATACAAAGTATCTTTATCCGCCGTCTCTACGAGGGAACCAAGATACATGACACCGATTCGATCACTGATATGTTCAACAACACTTAGATCATGAGAAATGAATAAATAGGTCAGACCATACTCTTCCTGCAGATCCTGCAATAGATTCAGCACTTGTGACTGAATCGATACATCCAGTGCAGACACGGGCTCATCCGCCACGATTAAGCTTGGTCGAACAGACAATGCTCGGGCGATTCCAATCCGTTGGCGCTGTCCACCGCTGAATTCAAAAGCGAAGCGCTCGGCATGGAAACTGTTCAGTCCTACTGTCTCTAGCAGCTCACATGCTAGTTTATCCCGTTCTTTGGAGGATAGCTTTGTATGAATGAGCAGCGGTTCAGCGACAAGATCCTTCACCTTCATCCGTGGATTAAGTGAAGCATAGGGATCTTGGAACACCATCTGCATATCTTTACGAATAGGCCGCATTTGATTGTCTGAAATATGGCTAATATTTTGACCCTTAAACCACACTTCACCGTCATTTGGTTCCAGCAAGCGAGTCACAAGTCTACCTGTAGTGGATTTACCACAGCCACTCTCACCCACAAGGCTGAACGTTTCTCCTTTACGTATAGCGAATGAGATCCCATCAACTGCGTGCAAATATCTTGTAGTTCCGAAAAAGCCCTTCTTCACTGAAAAAAACTTCTTCAGGCTTTTAACTTCAATTAGTGGAGTCTCCTTCACAAACGTCCCCCTCCTTCCATGTTCTCCTGCTGTGTAAGCCAACAACGACTCTTTCGCTCAAGTCCCTCAATCGGAAGTAACTCAGGCTCCTGCGTGAGACAACGCTCTGTGACAAACTCGCAGCGTGGGGCAAATTTACAACCTGCTGGCATTTGTGAAAGGTCAGGTACATTTCCTTTAATAGAGTCCAAACGGCGTACATTCTGGCGCAGCTTCGGAACGGATTGAATTAATCCCTTCGTATATGGATGCTGCGGTCTTGCAAAGAGTTCTTGTACGGAAGCTTCTTCTACTACACGACCAGCATACATAACAACTACACGGTCGCATAGTTCGGCTACTACCCCAAGGTCATGGGTAATGAGCAGCATTCCCATATCCTGTTCTTCTTTCAGATGCTTCATTAGATCAAGGATCTGTGCTTGAATCGTTACATCCAGCGCCGTTGTCGGTTCATCTGCAATCAGCAGCTTCGGGTGACAAGACATCGCCATCGCAATCATGACACGCTGCCTCATACCACCAGAGAGCTGATGCGGATAATCATCCACCAATTCTTCCGCACGTGGGATACCCACAAGACGCAACATATGAATGGCATGCTCACGAGCTTTCTTCCGGCCATAGCCCAAATGCAGCATGATCGGCTCCATCAATTGCAAACCAATCTTCAGCACAGGATTAAGCGAAGTCATCGGCTCCTGAAAAATCATCGCCATATCATTTCCACGGATCTGACGCATCTCTTTATCCGTTACTTTCGTCAGATCAGTCCCCTCAAAGCGAACAGAGCCACCGGAGATTCTACCTGGCGTATCCTTAAGCAGCCGCATAATGGACAGTGAGGTTACACTTTTGCCACAGCCGGATTCTCCAACTAGACCCAGCACTTCACCTTTCTTAATCACAAAGTCAACACCTGCAACGGCCGTTATACTTCCATCGCCGCGTTTGAACTCCGTTTTCAGCCCTTGTACTTCCAGCAAATTTTGAGTCATGTCTTGTCCCTCCTTAGTTTTTCATTTTGGGATCAAGAGCATCGCGCAGTCCGTCCCCGACCAGGTTAAATGCAAGTACAGTCAAAAAGATAGCGATCCCCGGAAAATACACGATATGCGGAGCGATACTTAAATAATCACGGCCCATACTTAGCATCGCGCCCCAATCGGGCTCTGTTGGCTTCGCGCCCATGCCTAGAAAGCTCAGTGACGCAGCGGCCAAGATTGCCCCGCCAATCTTCATGGATAGATTAACAATAATGCTAGGAACTGTTTCCGGAAAAATATGTCTCCAAATAATTCGGCGATTCTTCGCACCCATAGAACGGGCGGCTTCAACAAACAATGTTTCCTTCGCAGACAATGTAACGCTCCTAATAATTCGGGCAAACGATGGTGTGCCGAAGACTGCAACGGCAATGACAACGTTAGATAAACCAGGCCCGAGTATGGCGACAATCCCAATGGCAAGCAGTAAATCCGGGAATGAGAACAGTACATCACTCCCCCGCATAATAATCCGATCCAGCCAACCGCCATAATATCCACTGACAAGACCAAGAATGGTTCCAAGTACACCCGCAATTAATACGGAACTTAGACTGACCGCTAAAGTCAACCTTGTTCCGTCAATTAAACGGCTTAGAATATCACGGCCATATTCATCCGTTCCTGCCCAGTGCGCGGCAGAGGGTCCCTCCATTAGTGCATCGTAATTCGTAGCTTCAGGATTATACGGGGTCAGAAAAGGCCCGAATATTGCAATCAAAAAAAGCAATATGACAAAAAATGCAGCCAATAGAGGCATCTTTTGTTTGCTGAACTTGCGAATAAAAACACCCGCGCGGCCTTTCGTTTTCTCCGGGGCTATTACCTCTCCGGGTATAGGAGAATTAGTTCCCATAACTGCAGAATTGTCGCTCATGATATCCCTCCTAATCCTAAATTCTCCCTAAATAAAACTATCGTATTGTTTCTCTGTAGCAATCTAGCTACTGAGAAAACCTGATTTTCGGATTGAGTACGCCATACAATAAATCTACAATTAAATTGATAAGGATAAATTGTGTTGAAAACAGCAGCAGCAAAGCTTGAATAACTGTATAATCCCGGAACAAAATGGAATCCACCAGCAGTCTACCAAGGCCAGGAATACTGAACACTGTCTCAACCATTACCGATCCACCAAGCAAGAACCCAAATTGAAGTCCAGCTACAGTAACGACCTGTATAAGAGAATTGCGCAGCGCATGCCTGCTAATAACAACATACTCGCGTAAGCCTTTCGCACGTCCAGTACGGATATAATCCTCCCGTAACGTTTCTAGCATCGATGACCGTGAGTAACGGGCCAACATCGACATAATCCCCATTCCAAGTGTAATGGAAGGAAGAATATAGGATTTCCAGGAATCTACACCGCCGGTCGGAAACCAGCCCAGCTCTACCGAGAAAATTTGAATGAGTACTAAACCTAACCAGAATCCAGGAACAGACATCCCTGAAATAGCTGTCAATGTACCTAAATGATCCGGCCATTTATTGCGGTAAACCGCCGAAATAACACCGATTAGAAGACCAATGACAAGCGCCCAAGCCATACTTAGAAATGTTAGCCATAAAGTAGGCATTATTCTGCTCTCCAGCATATCAGTGACCGGAATCCCTGAACGGATCGAATTACCTAGATTACCACTTAGTAGATCACCCATGTAGTTTATGTATTGTTTCCACAAGGGCAGATTGAGACCCAGTTGCTCTTGAATACCATGAATCTCTTCAAGTGTGGCGTCCTTACCCGCAATAAGTCGGGCCGGATCACCCGGAATTAAGTGAATAAACAAAAAGACTAGTACCGATACAATGAACAACAGCGGAATAACCCCGAGGAGTCTTTGTAAAGCATATCTACCCAACTCATAAGCCCCCTTCAGTATCGACAAATGATTTAGTGAGGCCGCTTCCTACCATTCTATAGAAGCGGCCTCGTTCAATTCTTGGGATATTAATCTTACTTTTGTTTTACATCATTATTTTACTTCTGCATTGAGGACATTTATGGAACCGTCCGGGAAGACTTTTACACCTTCCAAATAAGATCTTTTGCCAGAAATAATTTGGTCAACGCCCATGAAGGCCCACGGAGCATCTTCCCATACTGTTTTTTGAATATTGGCATAAATGGATTTAGCCGCTTCAGGATCAACCGCTTTATTCGCCTCAGCAATCCATTTATCTACATTTTCATTTTTGTAATAAGCTGTATTCGAGCCTGCAGGTGGGAACATTTCACTACTGAACAAACCTCTAGTTGCGCCATCTGCATCACCGGAGGATGGAGACCAGCTGACATACCACATTTGAATTTTTGCTTCTTCAGGCGTTTTCGCAGAGTTAATTTGGTCGGACAATGTACCGCCCTCCATAGACTTCACTTCTACCTTAATGCCTACAAGCGCTAGCTGTTGTTGAATAAATTGCATACCCTTCATCGTTTCGGATTCGTTTTCTCCCCAGATTTCGGTTTCGAATCCGTCAGGATATCCCGCTTCAGCAAGCAATTGTTTAGCTTTTTCAATGTCATAGTCATAACCTGTTTGTTGGGAGTAATATTGTGTTTTGGAGGACATTGTGGAATCAAGCTTAGCGCCGAGACCCGATTTCACAACCTTGATATAAGCATCTTTGTTGATAGCATAGTTAATGGCTTGACGTACTTTAACATCATCGAAAGGTTTCTTCATCGTATTCAAAGTTACATAACGAACAATGGTTGAATCGATCGTATCTACAGTAATTCCTTCAAGACCTTCAACCTCGGATACTTGCTCGGTTGGCATAGGATAAATGAAGTCAGCCTCACCAGTTTTTAGCATCGCAATCCGCGATCCATTCTCTGGTACGGGTCTGAAGGTTATGCTATCCACTTTCGGCAAGTCTTTTTGCCAGTAATCCGGATTCTTCTCAACAACTAGACGATCACCTTGTACCCACTCTTTGAACTTAAATGGACCAGTACCTACAGGCATTTTTGAAATATCGGCACCGTTTTCTGTCAGAGCTTTCGGGCTAATGATCGGCGCCATGGCAACCTTATTTAAAAAGGCGTTGTACGGCTCACTCAGTGTAATAACCACGGTTTTAGCATCAGGAGTCTCCACTTTAGCTACCTTTGCGAAGCTTTTGCGCAGTCTCAGATTATTCTTCTCATCTTGAATACGGGCGATGTTTACTTTAACCGCTTCAGCATTAAAGTCAGTGCCGTCTTGGAATTTAACATTCTCTTGCAAGTTGAACGTGTAGACCAAACCGTCATCACTTATGGAATGGCTTGTGGCAAGAACAGGAACTACATTCATATTCTCATCAAAACCCATTAGACCTTCGTACATCGTTCTGGCAGCGCTTATTGAATGTGTATCGCTAGCGTTATGAGGGTCCAGCGTAATAAAGTTAGAATTGATGGCAATTACAATGTCTTTATCATTTTTTGTAGTTGGGGTGCTAGTTTCCGTGCCGCCAGCTGTATTGCCACCTTGTCCCTCGTTGTTCGCTTTGTTGCCGCACCCTGCAGTCACTACTACTGTAATAAGCAGCAGCATGAACATTGACCATACTTTTCCTTTTACTTTCATGTTATACACTCCCCTTTAGAAACGATGTATTAGAAAAGCTCCCAGTCCGATTATTCATGAGACTTGAAGATTATTCTCGATCCTGATAATCAAACTTCCCATTGGAATACAGCTCGGCGTTCGCCTACAATAGTACCGCCATCATTAACGATGGTATTTGGTACGAGCGCATATAAACGATCAATTGTAGCTTGATTGCTATAGCCTAAACGTTCCAGAATCGATGCGATGATACAAGGCCAGACTTGCTCAGAGCCATCGGATACTTTTAGTGATATACCGATTCGTTCCTTACGAAGACCAATACCATATACACCTTTAGCCCCGCCCTTGGCCGTCAGATTATCATCCTTTAAAAGCTCTGAGCAGACGAATTTCGTATCTGCTATCATCACCGGATTATCATTCATAAGCTTTGCAGTCACAGCAGCTGCGTTGCGTATTTCAATATCCTCGATCAAATCAGGACAGGCTAGCTTTAAATATGAATAAGCGATTTTGTGCAGCGGAAGTGCGAAAATGGGTAGACCACAACCATCAATTCCTTGAGGAATGGATTCCTTCGGTACTTCAGCTATATAGGCCATGGTCTCAAGGATCTCCTGTTGTACAGGATGGTTAGGTTCATAATAAGTATCTATATCCCAACCCATATATTTGCTGAGACCCATTAACCCGGCATGCTTACCCGAGCAATTATGAAAGATTTTGCGAGTAGGCTCATTCGCCCGATGACGCTCCGCCTTGGCTTCCTCATTCAATGGATATGTAGAACAGCAATGAAGTCCCTCTTCTTTTAATCCCATTTTTTGAAAAAGAGATTCAAGTGCTTCAATGTGGAAGGCCTCTCCCCGATGCGAAGCAGTAAAGAGTGAGGCTTCCTTACTTGTCAAACCATACACTTCGTCGATCCGTCGCTTCATAACCGGTAAAGCTTGGAACGGCTTAGCAGCTGACCGAAGATAGGTCATATGCTCCGGGTTTCCTGTTTTGTACAAGATGTTACCTTTCTCATCGACT
This Paenibacillus sp. FSL R5-0345 DNA region includes the following protein-coding sequences:
- a CDS encoding alpha-L-fucosidase translates to MGTREERTRWFLQDRFGMFIHWGLYSIPARGEWIRGNERMSREHYMTYFDEFDASRYDPKKWASAAKAAGQKYAVLTTKHHDGFCLFDSKLTDFKATNTPAGRDLVREYVDAFRAEGIAVGLYYSIIDWHHDDYPGYGDKAHPDRDNEAAKDKPIDFDRYLEYMHGQVKELLTNYGKIDIMWFDFSYDNMTGEKWKATELIRMIRSIQPDIIIDNRLGGNIRAAEPEEYAGDFFSPEQIIPPGGIVDVNGQSIPWEACITLNDNWGYHSEDKNYKSTQQVIRSMVECISKNGNLLLNIGPDAKGEMTRESLVILDEVGEWMRLNGDSIYGCGSSLLAKPEWGRYTQKGNKLYAHVYDRGIGPIYFQGLKGKIKKARLLRDGTELKVEAPWMAEEYSDVNGGAFITLKGAKLPDEMDTVIELELFN
- a CDS encoding ABC transporter permease; translation: MSDNSAVMGTNSPIPGEVIAPEKTKGRAGVFIRKFSKQKMPLLAAFFVILLFLIAIFGPFLTPYNPEATNYDALMEGPSAAHWAGTDEYGRDILSRLIDGTRLTLAVSLSSVLIAGVLGTILGLVSGYYGGWLDRIIMRGSDVLFSFPDLLLAIGIVAILGPGLSNVVIAVAVFGTPSFARIIRSVTLSAKETLFVEAARSMGAKNRRIIWRHIFPETVPSIIVNLSMKIGGAILAAASLSFLGMGAKPTEPDWGAMLSMGRDYLSIAPHIVYFPGIAIFLTVLAFNLVGDGLRDALDPKMKN
- a CDS encoding ROK family protein, producing the protein MHKVDSYVVGIDLGGTKIAAALFDSKGVLLNRELMETAGARTAEEVVQRMIGMIRSVSEGRPLIGVGLASPGAVNSQDGIVIHGTNLPEWDNVPLKRWMESELGVEVKVVNDANAAAWGEYVRGAGKGSNNMVYVTFSTGIGAGIVMDGELLLGTNSFAGELGHNIIDPSGTECSCGRYGCWEVFASGTAIRDMALRRMESGTSMITELANRSGEKINSRHVFEAMALKDPVAVEVIERTIHYMAIGLANAVHTFNPDRIVIGGGVSKAGELLFPALREKTEELVMKPYKGTYTIESAGLRDDVGLIGAAALFHTV
- a CDS encoding copper homeostasis protein CutC, with translation MRLEVIATCMDDALTAEANGADRLELITAITEGGLTPGIGLVEQVAKSVRIPVFVMIRPHSRSFNYSKYDILTMASEIRQIAASGASGVVLGALTEEGTIDERALETLLPLTDGLQVTFHRAFDELEDQIAGYRTLCNYPQITRILTSAGPGPAPDAIPAMRRLVEESRGSSINILAGSGLKPEGITSFIQQTGVTEVHFGSAVRYGKDALSPIDPVALRALAENIHSNG
- a CDS encoding ABC transporter permease subunit → MGRYALQRLLGVIPLLFIVSVLVFLFIHLIPGDPARLIAGKDATLEEIHGIQEQLGLNLPLWKQYINYMGDLLSGNLGNSIRSGIPVTDMLESRIMPTLWLTFLSMAWALVIGLLIGVISAVYRNKWPDHLGTLTAISGMSVPGFWLGLVLIQIFSVELGWFPTGGVDSWKSYILPSITLGMGIMSMLARYSRSSMLETLREDYIRTGRAKGLREYVVISRHALRNSLIQVVTVAGLQFGFLLGGSVMVETVFSIPGLGRLLVDSILFRDYTVIQALLLLFSTQFILINLIVDLLYGVLNPKIRFSQ
- a CDS encoding leucyl aminopeptidase family protein — encoded protein: MNILFDSANVADTIVYLAYDEESFPFKLGAAHKQCSSVTWLHARTEEESDVLAVGMGKRKDITLEKIRRAGGAAARSILKERRSSASLVRLASEAVNRNSDISAADELQAWMEGWILGLYRFQTYRGTTKVEGSVDLQLQSLDWPELSSVEIEAVRVSAQIRAEGAIVARDLVNEVPGTLNPDRFAEWMAEFFDRDDAALKVHIYRGQELVDLQMNGLISVGAGSKHSPALVEIRYESNPELPMLALVGKGVTFDLGGMNVKTASDISDARMDMGGAAAVIGAMDILIRKRANVNVTALIPVVDNVPDAEAMLPSSVIRYPNGLTVQVANTDGEGRLIIADALIHAANIGANQAIDIATLTGNVGAALGLGIAGIWGDADITQSLVEIGERNGERLWPMPLMDEYEADLRSNYADLRNVSTSPFAGAITAALFIRRFVAESMSWVHIDMAGTVQYKQDVGYSEAGATGYGARLLADYVMKQIHQ
- a CDS encoding glutathione ABC transporter substrate-binding protein yields the protein MKVKGKVWSMFMLLLITVVVTAGCGNKANNEGQGGNTAGGTETSTPTTKNDKDIVIAINSNFITLDPHNASDTHSISAARTMYEGLMGFDENMNVVPVLATSHSISDDGLVYTFNLQENVKFQDGTDFNAEAVKVNIARIQDEKNNLRLRKSFAKVAKVETPDAKTVVITLSEPYNAFLNKVAMAPIISPKALTENGADISKMPVGTGPFKFKEWVQGDRLVVEKNPDYWQKDLPKVDSITFRPVPENGSRIAMLKTGEADFIYPMPTEQVSEVEGLEGITVDTIDSTIVRYVTLNTMKKPFDDVKVRQAINYAINKDAYIKVVKSGLGAKLDSTMSSKTQYYSQQTGYDYDIEKAKQLLAEAGYPDGFETEIWGENESETMKGMQFIQQQLALVGIKVEVKSMEGGTLSDQINSAKTPEEAKIQMWYVSWSPSSGDADGATRGLFSSEMFPPAGSNTAYYKNENVDKWIAEANKAVDPEAAKSIYANIQKTVWEDAPWAFMGVDQIISGKRSYLEGVKVFPDGSINVLNAEVK
- a CDS encoding asparaginase is translated as MGFTTLVEEYRGGLLENVHYGAVSVVDEKGNILYKTGNPEHMTYLRSAAKPFQALPVMKRRIDEVYGLTSKEASLFTASHRGEAFHIEALESLFQKMGLKEEGLHCCSTYPLNEEAKAERHRANEPTRKIFHNCSGKHAGLMGLSKYMGWDIDTYYEPNHPVQQEILETMAYIAEVPKESIPQGIDGCGLPIFALPLHKIAYSYLKLACPDLIEDIEIRNAAAVTAKLMNDNPVMIADTKFVCSELLKDDNLTAKGGAKGVYGIGLRKERIGISLKVSDGSEQVWPCIIASILERLGYSNQATIDRLYALVPNTIVNDGGTIVGERRAVFQWEV
- a CDS encoding ABC transporter ATP-binding protein, coding for MTQNLLEVQGLKTEFKRGDGSITAVAGVDFVIKKGEVLGLVGESGCGKSVTSLSIMRLLKDTPGRISGGSVRFEGTDLTKVTDKEMRQIRGNDMAMIFQEPMTSLNPVLKIGLQLMEPIMLHLGYGRKKAREHAIHMLRLVGIPRAEELVDDYPHQLSGGMRQRVMIAMAMSCHPKLLIADEPTTALDVTIQAQILDLMKHLKEEQDMGMLLITHDLGVVAELCDRVVVMYAGRVVEEASVQELFARPQHPYTKGLIQSVPKLRQNVRRLDSIKGNVPDLSQMPAGCKFAPRCEFVTERCLTQEPELLPIEGLERKSRCWLTQQENMEGGGRL
- a CDS encoding ABC transporter ATP-binding protein, with amino-acid sequence MKETPLIEVKSLKKFFSVKKGFFGTTRYLHAVDGISFAIRKGETFSLVGESGCGKSTTGRLVTRLLEPNDGEVWFKGQNISHISDNQMRPIRKDMQMVFQDPYASLNPRMKVKDLVAEPLLIHTKLSSKERDKLACELLETVGLNSFHAERFAFEFSGGQRQRIGIARALSVRPSLIVADEPVSALDVSIQSQVLNLLQDLQEEYGLTYLFISHDLSVVEHISDRIGVMYLGSLVETADKDTLYDRPMHPYTQALLSSVPVPDPTLKKERIILKGDLPSPVDPPSGCRFHTRCPSCMEICKQHVPIFREVEPGHEVACHLFDEEMLKLER